The Tubulanus polymorphus chromosome 1, tnTubPoly1.2, whole genome shotgun sequence genome contains a region encoding:
- the LOC141914712 gene encoding hapless 2-like, with amino-acid sequence MVLHSIFFIYLFVCLHVLFIRSKFVISDNNELKTRMRVTADLMPCHMPENYTFSMKTCVQKLQVTVNILNRGQIVDNDHYIKIDKVHDRQFHEDVMLYEPVVIKVHQQPVSFIYPFFHQYNVNNKPYEMIITKDNLQGYLGCNDNTLPHLCAFKDPEKKGFCCPCSTDIYHTRGGQDCKNLETPDGLDDSYHASAHCLKFHPVWYSVHDLQNPYLEHNIKLHAYTINSLSDKWVSLNANLDILVGAQNVDVTDITNQVLVSYTGFSFSPELLPINHIRKYLLIPELNPEVPLDEDPLQMKGGPGEYLVLDKDLFSFSGDQCNAIGVSHSAFVNQNQSCLHSAQSCLHNQPMDYWLEDVENTILKQKGQYFLKNFGNLTADPIRMHSLTRQTFLAMKYLGEHKSQLRIEINADRILALHRGLHGQITSVTIAPKLNSTQFTVDIMNRGLVSSTFIVRLSHCTNDINISEEHVSHVQPQKSTPYILTLTESTLDKTDVHCSVFLLNHDRRIIAERHIRFIPGEMCICDGFCACKCLNEDMVCTQLAMDKYHLAGFRGPMPNLILPETGVNPAVFLACLLLVVLWFGIVKAVIGAAVSTRVARIGLGLISKSRKLQHYYEEELLYVPVMYDDEGEAIHPIRYKIKLQSHNLLYYLYLYLCFIIFSKERAWKLSRLQEVWLNVIFFFYLPFHPFHYLVHLVKHWWQKRETEKTSKVITPKNSHPELRIKAKIPVELTPFQALITKRLSPMDKDEVKKKYRKHLSQLRTEMSEERPDELETLAEKPATSNVNLLSSGSDTDGKTKDDKRRKRKKKSPPQSKSSSNSSLEQLIPTRRTRSSYDELNKIVEQKKLIYYNFTQPSAYLQGCGQTFSLCGCLRRAGAAYQFDLDINVLQIYKNVDGERTELEQTLPINPDDFLQTMAAEDVMRHVTLQPLYPCLNKVLLLR; translated from the exons ATGGTTTTACATAGCAT attttttattTACCTCTTTGTCTGCCTTCACGTGTTATTCATACGTAGCAAGTTTGTGATTAGTGACAATAATGAGCTGAAAACGCGTATGAGAGTAACAGCTGATTTGATGCCGTGTCACATGCCagaaaattatacattttcaatgaaaacatgTGTACAAAAACTACAAGTGACTGTGAATATTCTCAATCGTGGACAG ATTGTGGATAATGATCATTATATCAAAATAGACAAAGTACACGATCGGCAGTTTCATGAAGATGTGATGCTGTATGAACCAGTTGTAATCAAAGTTCATCAACAACCTGTTTCATTTATCTATCCATTTTTCCACCAGTAT AATGTGAATAATAAACCGTATGAAATGATTATCACTAAAGACAATCTTCAGGGATATTTGGGTTGTAATGACAACACGCTTCCGCATCTTTGTGCATTTAAAGACCCAGAGAAAAAG GGTTTTTGTTGTCCGTGTTCTACTGATATATACCACACGCGAGGAGGGCAAGATTGTAAGAATTTAGAAACACCTGATGGTTTGGATGATTCATATCACGCCAGTGCTCATTGCCTCAAATTCCATCCAGTTTG GTATTCGGTGCATGACCTACAAAATCCTTACCTTGAACATAACATCAAACTACATGCGTACACAATAAATTCACTAAGTGACAAGTGGGTGTCTCTTAACGCTAATTTAGATATATTGGTCGGCGCACAGAATGTTGATGTAACTGATATTACAAATCAG GTTCTTGTTAGTTACACTGGATTCTCATTCAGTCCAGAGTTGCTACCGATAAAtcacatcagaaaatatttactTATTCCGGAATTGAACCCTGAGGTTCCCCTTGATGAAGACCCACTTCAAATGAAA ggagGGCCAGGAGAATATTTAGTGTTAGAcaaagatttattttcattctctgGTGATCAATGTAATGCTATAGGCGTTTCACACTCTGCATTTGTAAACCAGAATCAATCATGTCTCCATTCTGCACAGAG CTGTCTCCATAATCAGCCAATGGATTATTGGCTCGAAGATGTAGAAAATACGATCTTAAAACAGAAAGGGCAGTATTTTTTGAAGAACTTTGGAAACCTGACAGCCGATCCTATCAGAATGCATTCATTAACAAGACAGACATTTTTGGCGATGAAATATTTAGGTGAACACAAAAGTCAATTACGAATAGAAATAAATGCAGATAGAATACTAGCTTTACATCGAGG ACTTCACGGACAAATAACATCGGTGACTATTGCACCAAAACTGAACTCtacacagtttacagttgATATAATGAATCGTGGATTAGTGTCTTCAACGTTTATTGTTCGTTTGAGTCATTGTAcaaatgatatcaatattagCGAAGAGCATGTATCTCATGTCCAACCACAGAAATCTACACCTTATATTCTAACACTGACAGAATCAACACTGGATAAGACTGATGTTCATTGCAGCG tgTTTCTGTTAAATCATGATAGAAGAATAATAGCTGAACGTCATATACGTTTTATACCTGGTGAGATGTGTATATGTGATGGATTCTGCGCTTGTAAG TGTCTGAATGAAGACATGGTGTGCACACAACTCGCAATGGATAAATATCATCTAGCTGGATTTAGAGGACCAATGCCTAACCTAATATTGCCAGAAACTGGTGTTAATCCTGCAGTTTTCCTTGCATGCTTGCTTTTGGTTGTCCTATGGTTTG GCATCGTAAAAGCTGTGATTGGTGCAGCAGTTTCAACCAGAGTAGCTCGTATTGGTTTAGGACTGATTTCTAAGTCTCGTAAACTACAACACTACTATGAAGAGGAACTTCTGTATGTGCCAGTAATGTATGATGATGAAGGCGAAGCTATTCATCCAATCAGGTACAAAATCAAACTTCAATCTCataatttgttatattacctATATTTGTACCTctgtttcattattttcagtaaGGAGAGAGCATGGAAGCTATCACGCCTGCAGGAAGTTTGGCTAAATGTTatatttttcttctatttGCCATTCCATCCATTTCATTACTTAGTCCACCTAGTAAAACACTGGTGGCAGAAACGTGAAACTGAAAAAACTTCGAAG GTAATCACCCCGAAGAACAGTCACCCAGAATTGCGAATTAAGGCAAAAATTCCTGTTGAATTGACACCATTTCAAGCACTCATAACAAAACGTTTGTCACCGATGGATAAAGACGAAGTGAAGAAGAAAtacagaaaacatttatcgCAATTGAGG ACAGAAATGAGTGAGGAACGACCCGATGAACTGGAAACACTTGCAGAAAAACCAGCAACTTCAAATGTGAATCTCTTATCATCAG gatcagATACAGATGGAAAAACAAAAGATGATAAAAGAAGGAAGAGAAAGAAGAAATCACCTCCACAATCAAAATCGAGTAGCAATTCTAGTTTAG AGCAATTGATTCCTACGAGGAGAACTAGATCTTCATACGACGAACTCAATAAGATAGTCGAACAAAAGAAATTAATCTATTACAATTTTACTCAGCCAAGTGCCTATTTACAG GGTTGTGGACAAACTTTTAGTTTATGTGGATGTCTGAGAAGAGCAGGAGCAGCGTATCAGTTTGATCTAGACATAAATGTATTACAG ATTTATAAGAATGTTGACGGAGAGAGAACGGAATTAGAACAGACACTTCCAATCAACCCAGACGATTTTTTACAAACTATGGCAGCGGAAGATGTCATGCGTCATGTGACTTTGCAACCTTTATATCCATGTCTGAATAAAGTATTATTGTTACGATGA
- the LOC141901723 gene encoding ATP-dependent RNA helicase TDRD9-like, whose protein sequence is MSRTVQDLTLEQIDDWFAIGKTVKAETHSRSVSGGKPLDEKGQPCDPEVYKPIAPAYKIHTRVNGPVDYAAYYQEKYLESLRHKDDIPEEDDDTATVVSASTKMDEIETASYISGSVATLDSLREQNNDVYKEYDFDTVYDKKLPITQFHDEIIHTIESNPVTVIQGSTGSGKTTQVPQYILDYYALENKYCNIIVTQPRRIAAMSIAKRVCSERHWNIGGICGYQVARDRVGCDDTRILYVTTGVLLEKLINTKNMLQYTHVILDEVHERDQDTDFSLLVVRKLLRENSKHVKVILMSATINAALFADYFGVPVGNSLEPAPVVDVEGKIYNVGEYYIENLKSLGELPADPSMDKPSLNSISVELAGKLITHFDKLEKQELGIMKNDNSLSPKRGTVLIFLPGFAEISEVMDNLNQYKEEFNLMLLPLHSSITLEEQAQVFLPPEPGMRKIILSTNIAESSITVPDIKYVIDFCLTKVLWCDPDTNITSLIVTWAAKANCLQRKGRAGRVTSGRVYRMVTRYFYEELPDYGTPEMLRCPLEQVILKCKKLNMGEPKALFALALSPPPLDDIERTILMLKEVAALTTHRSGQMNPHDGDLTFIGNVLASLPVDIHVGRMLILGYIFGVLEDCLIIGACLSLPSFFQTPFKEKFSAYGYKVGWSRWTYSDCFAMKNAYVTWEQNKRQGKFRRGGVRSERAWCRDWYLQIRRLREVEDLIKELTNRLSAFKITLPPNRPNRVPNPQEDELMLKIVLCGAFYPNYFVRIPVNEAEAVKELSGNDPFTSVMMKGLPQNQGALYRHQIENVFQNRYKCGKIKSISFEDSRAYIEFEPSGNETGTVRALKAVYLAVKVRQCERGLNMPMLDPDAVRQRFETLTLQQLDSASGPSSIGGRRLRTNRIRTVNVNNSAYNQVALPRPTITAVPVVVSHIVTCGHFWAFYFDNSLQLDDMQKLIESYMAQGNAVPPKNIGVGTLCLAPFEEDGVRGYYRARIVELKQIEQERTRELIHLAVVFFVDYGNTSTARINELASIPDFLLTPEWPFQAIKCQLACLRPSSIRSNNGEWSKEAVEFFKEQVYMSQTRVIAQVYSVMNNKLRVTVVVRRPDGREVNINEELKKKRLAEEAEEPFLSKQSFLQRQKDSSNLNYADDQDDEWLELKIGNENIKRKKQGMVRLTGPWNPYEIGFASYTCMGKFRVTRLEQDSVNSVCIDDEPQDPHERLMVAAHVGLNPSGNTLICRNTTVMPNIRGLPALMSMIFSPTMEIRRNPEKTCFIGAICGLGADPETGGSALPDHDMEITFDVEIDQDDINEINGVRIGINYVVGHQEPIIQWSSDAIDLLTKKVRSNIINLLEKKRKYIEPTPYTRPYQWGHIPDEDVLEHCITDESANSRVLLELHNSAVLNLEPDTPELPPFDHQKRMIEHVQLLRSKAGRSTEQETIVCELCNVTCYHPRDLMIHLHTLDHQVKERNLI, encoded by the exons ATGAGTCGCACTGTGCAAGATCTGACACTTGAACAAATAGACGACTGGTTTGCAATTGGGAAAACAGTGAAAGCAGAAACTCACAGTCGCAGTGTTTCTGGTGGCAAACCCTTAGACGAGAAAGGCCAGCCATGTGATCCTGAGGTCTATAAACCCATTGCTCCAGCATACAAAAT ACATACCCGTGTAAATGGACCAGTTGATTATGCTGCTTACTACCAAGAAAAGTATCTCGAATCTTTGAGACACAAG GATGATATACCCGAAGAAGACGATGACACGGCTACAGTAGTTTCTGCATCAACAAAAATGGACGAGATAGAAACTGCTAGTTATATCAGCGGTAGCGTAGCGACTCTAGATTCCTTACGAGAACAGAACAACGATGTCTACAAGGAATATGATTTTGACACGGTTTATGACAAAAAGCTGCCAATAACTCAGTTCCATGATGAG ATTATCCATACAATCGAAAGCAATCCTGTAACTGTAATTCAAGGATCTACTGGAAGCGGTAAAACTACGCAAGTGCCGCAGTATATTCTCGATTATTACGCTCTCGAAAACAAATACTGTAACATCATAGTTACTCAACCGAGACGAATAGCGGCGATGAGTATCGCTAAACGCGTGTGTTCAGAGAGACATTGGAATATTGGCGGAATATGTGGTTATCAG GTTGCTCGTGATCGAGTTGGTTGCGACGACACTAGAATTCTTTACGTGACGACGGGAGTTCTTCTGGAAAAACTGATTAACACTAAAAACATGCTTCAATATACGCATGTTATTCTTGATGAG GTTCATGAACGAGATCAAGACACTGATTTTTCGCTTCTCGTCGTAAGGAAGTTGTTGAGAGAAAACTCGAAACACGTCAAG GTTATTCTCATGTCTGCTACAATCAATGCTGCTTTGTTTGCTGATTATTTCGGCGTTCCAGTCGGAAACTCACTCGAACCTGCCCCAGTTGTCGATGTGGAAGGAAAGATCTATAATGTCGGTGAATACtacatcgaaaatttaaaGTCACTCGGTGAA TTACCTGCAGACCCAAGCATGGACAAACCATCTTTAAACAGTATATCTGTTGAATTAGCTGGGAAATTAATCACTCATTTTGATAAACTGGAAAAACAGGAATTAGG aatAATGAAGAATGATAATAGTCTATCTCCAAAAAGAGGCACCGTGTTGATATTCTTACCTG GTTTCGCCGAGATCTCTGAAGTAATGGATAATTTAAACCAATATAAAGAGGAGTTCAA TTTGATGTTGCTTCCATTGCATTCGTCTATAACACTTGAAGAACAAGCTCAAGTGTTTTTGCCTCCAGAACCCGGAATGAGAAAAATCATCTTGTCCACAAATATTGCTGAAAGTTCCATTACTGTACCGGATATCAAATATG TGATAGATTTCTGTTTAACGAAGGTGTTGTGGTGTGATCCCGACACTAATATTACTAGTCTAATCGTTACATGGGCAGCAAAAGCAAATTGTTTACAGAGAAAAG GAAGAGCTGGTCGTGTTACCAGTGGTCGAGTGTATCGCATGGTTACTAGATATTTCTACGAAGAATTACCCGATTATGGAACTCCTGAAATGCTC CGTTGTCCGCTTGAACAAGTTATATTGAAGTGTAAGAAGTTGAATATGGGAGAACCGAAAGCGTTGTTTGCACTTGCATTATCCCCACCTCCACTCGATGATATTGAAAGAACTATCCTGATGCTGAAAGAG GTGGCAGCATTGACAACTCATAGATCAGGACAAATGAATCCACATGATGGAGATTTGACATTTATCGGTAATGTTCTCGCCTCTCTCCCTGTCGATATACATGTCGGAAGAATGCTTATTCTCGGATACATTTTTGGTGTGCTGGAGGATTGTCTCATAATTG GTGCCTGTCTGTCTCTACCATCCTTTTTCCAAACTCCGTTTAAGGAAAAGTTCTCCGCATATGG GTATAAAGTGGGCTGGTCTAGATGGACATATAGCGATTGTTTTGCCATGAAGAATGCTTATGTG ACTTGGGAGCAGAACAAAAGACAGGGAAAGTTCCGACGTGGCGGAGTTAGATCTGAACGAGCCTGGTGTAGAGACTGGTATTTACAAATACGACGTCTCAGGGAG GTTGAAGATTTGATTAAAGAATTGACGAACAGACTTTCGGCATTCAAGATTACTCTTCCTCCAAACCGTCCAAACAGAGTGCCTAATCCTCAGGAAGATGAACTCATGTTGAAG attgttctaTGCGGTGCATTCTATCCGAACTATTTTGTTAGAATACCAGTCAATGAAGCAGAAGCTGTGAAGGAACTATCTGGAAATGATCCATTCACATCTGTAATG ATGAAAGGACTACCTCAAAACCAGGGCGCACTCTATCGTCACCAAATTGAAAACGTATTTCAAAACAGATACAAATGCGGTAAAATAAAAAGCATTTCGTTCGAAGATAGTAG GGCATATATAGAATTTGAGCCTAGTGGTAATGAAACTGGCACTGTAAGAGCATTGAAAGCCGTTTATTTAGCTGTGAAAGTAAG GCAGTGTGAAAGAGGTCTGAATATGCCCATGTTAGATCCCGACGCGGTCAGACAGAGGTTTGAAACGCTGACTTTACAACAATTAGATTCAGCTAGTGGTCCGTCTAGTATTGGTGGACGTCGATTAAGAACAAATCG CATTCGAACTGTAAATGTAAACAATAGTGCGTATAACCAGGTAGCATTACCACGCCCTACTATAACTGCTGTTCCAGTTGTTGTTTCACAT ATTGTCACTTGCGGTCACTTTTGGGCATTCTATTTTGACAACAGTCTACAGTTGGATGATATGCAGAAGCTTATTGAAAGCTACATGGCTCAGGGAAATGCT GTACCACCGAAGAATATTGGTGTTGGCACTTTGTGTTTAGCTCCATTTGAAGAGGATGGTGTGAGGGGATATTACCGAGCTCGGATAGTAGAATTAAAACAGATCGAGCAAGAACGTACAAGAGAACTGATCCATTTGGCTGTT GTATTTTTCGTTGATTATGGTAATACAAGTACCGCACGGATCAATGAATTGGCAAGCATCCCTGATTTTCTATTAACGCCAGAATGGCCATTCCAG GCTATAAAATGTCAATTAGCTTGTCTGAGACCGTCAAGTATCCGGTCAAACAACGGAGAATGGTCGAAAGAAGCTGTCGAATTCTTTAAAGAACAGGTCTACATGAGTCAAACTCGAGTCATCGCTCAG GTTTATTCAGTTATGAACAACAAGTTACGAGTGACAGTAGTTGTGAGAAGACCCGATGGACGGGAAGTAAACATCAACgaagaattgaagaaaaaacgtCTGGCGGAAGAAGCCGAAGAACCGTTCTTGTCGAAACAAAGTTTTCTACAAAGACAAAAAGATTCGAGCAATTTGAACTATGCCGATGATCAAGACGACGAATGGCTGGAATTAAAGATCgggaatgaaaatatcaaacgtaAAAAGCAAGGAATG GTGAGGTTAACAGGTCCTTGGAATCCATATGAGATCGGCTTCGCTTCATATACATGCATGGGAAAATTTAG AGTCACAAGACTAGAACAAGACAGTGTAAATTCTGTTTGCATCGATGATGAACCTCAAGATCCGCACGAAAGGTTAATGGTTGCTGCACACGTTGGATTGAATCCATCAGGAAACACACTCATCTGTCGAAATACTACAGTCATGCCTAATATCAGAGGATTACCTGCATTGATGTCAATGATATTCTCACCTACTATGGAAATTAG ACGAAATCCTGAGAAAACTTGTTTTATCGGTGCAATTTGTGGACTTGGAGCTGATCCAGAAACTGGTGGTTCAGCTCTTCCTGATCATGATATGGAGATCACATTTGATGTTGAAATTGACCAAGATGACATAAACGAG attaacGGTGTACGTATTGGAATCAACTACGTTGTTGGACATCAAGAGCCTATCATTCAGTGGTCGTCTGACGCAATCGATCTCCTTACTAAAAAAGTGCGAAGCAATATTATCAA CTTATTGgagaaaaaaaggaaatatatTGAGCCAACACCATATACAAGACCATATCAGTGGGGACAT aTACCAGATGAAGATGTATTGGAGCATTGTATTACGGATGAATCGGCTAATTCACGTGTATTACTTGAATTACACAATAGTGCAGTATTGAATCTAGAACCCGATACCCCTGAACTACCGCCATTTGATCATCAAAAACGAATGATTGAACATGTGCAACTGTTACGATCTAAAGCCGGCAG atcaaCCGAACAGGAAACGATAGTTTGTGAACTGTGCAATGTTACATGTTATCATCCTCGAGACTTAATGATTCATCTGCATACCCTCGATCATCAAGTAAAAgagagaaatttgatttga